A portion of the Punica granatum isolate Tunisia-2019 chromosome 7, ASM765513v2, whole genome shotgun sequence genome contains these proteins:
- the LOC116213864 gene encoding probable L-type lectin-domain containing receptor kinase S.7 codes for MSMTMPPLKLFLPFLFFALLASSASCDDEDSSSFSFPSFTSLSLQNLTLLGDAYLRDGLVGLTRDVSVPSSSSGSVVYPSPLLFFDPDSNTTASFSTRFTFSVTSPNPNSFGDGLTFFLSPDNETLGSPGGFLGLVNSSQLTKNRFIAIEFDTRQDPHFGDPGGDHVGLDINSLESIQTADPALQGIDLKNGDSVTAWIDYKNDLRKLLVFLSYTNKKPDEPLLSVNIDLSPYLKEFVYLGFSASTEGSTELHWIESWSFETFGFLPMRPKSHPHNVSDSSVIVRPPISVPESGSEHRKRLGLGLGIAGPAFFCAGLLAFGYITIRKWRKIQTVKSFKAEIMTGPREFSYRELKFASKGFHSSRILGHGAFGTVYKAYFAHSGSEAAVKRSKHSHEGKTEFMAELSIIACLRHKNLVQLQGWCVEKGELLLVYDFMPNGSLDKVLYNESQDALNWNYRQNIAIGLASVLTYLHQECEQQVIHRDIKTSNVLLDGNFNPRLGDFGLARLMDHDKSPVSTLTAGTMGYLAPEYLQYGKATEKTDVFSYGIVILEVACGRRPIERDQGNQKMVNLVDWVWGLHSEGNIIEAADRRLNGEFNVEEMRKLLLVGLSCANPDSAMRPSMRRVLQMLVNEAAPPTVPRSKPSLSFSNSLPLALEDIVSESDNEKEEDEEEGNLKAPCSVLCQIRVD; via the coding sequence ATGTCCATGACAATGCCGCCATTGAAGCTCTTCCTTCCCTTCCTCTTCTTTGCTCTCTTGGCCTCCTCTGCCTCCTGCGACGACGAAGACAGCAGCTCCTTCAGCTTCCCCTCATTCacctccctctccctccagaACCTTACCCTCCTCGGCGACGCCTACCTCCGGGACGGCCTCGTCGGCCTCACACGGGACGTCTCCGTCCCTTCCTCCAGCTCCGGTTCTGTCGTCTACCCTTCCCCGCTCCTGTTCTTCGACCCCGACTCCAACACCACTGCCTCCTTCTCCACGCGCTTCACCTTCTCGGTCACGTCCCCGAACCCGAACTCGTTCGGGGATGGCCTCACGTTCTTCCTGTCACCGGATAACGAGACCCTCGGCAGCCCTGGCGGGTTCTTGGGTCTCGTGAACTCGTCCCAGCTGACCAAGAACCGGTTTATAGCGATCGAGTTCGATACCAGGCAGGACCCGCATTTCGGGGACCCAGGCGGGGACCACGTGGGGCTGGACATCAACAGTCTTGAATCGATCCAGACCGCCGACCCTGCCCTTCAGGGGATCGATCTCAAGAACGGGGACTCGGTCACTGCCTGGATCGACTACAAGAATGACCTGAGGAAGCTCTTGGTGTTCTTGAGCTACACGAATAAGAAGCCCGATGAGCCCCTCTTGAGCGTGAATATCGATCTTTCGCCGTACCTGAAGGAGTTCGTCTACCTGGGATTCTCTGCCTCAACTGAGGGAAGCACCGAGCTACACTGGATCGAGAGTTGGAGCTTCGAGACGTTCGGGTTCTTGCCAATGAGGCCCAAGTCTCACCCTCACAATGTCTCTGATAGCTCTGTGATCGTACGGCCCCCGATCTCGGTCCCAGAATCAGGGAGCGAGCACCGCAAGAGGCTCGGGCTCGGGCTTGGGATAGCTGGCCCAGCCTTCTTCTGTGCAGGACTCCTCGCATTCGGTTACATCACAATACGGAAGTGGAGGAAGATCCAGACAGTGAAGAGCTTCAAAGCCGAGATCATGACCGGCCCGCGAGAGTTCTCATATAGGGAATTAAAGTTTGCTTCCAAAGGGTTCCACTCGAGCAGAATCCTCGGGCATGGAGCGTTCGGGACTGTCTACAAGGCCTACTTCGCTCATTCGGGCTCTGAAGCAGCTGTCAAAAGATCGAAACACTCCCATGAGGGAAAGACGGAGTTTATGGCCGAGCTTTCGATTATAGCTTGCTTGAGGCACAAGAATCTCGTTCAGCTCCAGGGCTGGTGCGTCGAGAAGGGGGAACTCCTCCTCGTGTACGATTTCATGCCGAACGGGAGCCTTGATAAGGTGCTGTACAACGAATCACAGGATGCGCTTAACTGGAACTACAGGCAGAACATCGCTATCGGGCTTGCTTCAGTTCTTACCTACCTTCATCAGGAGTGCGAGCAGCAAGTGATTCATCGGGATATAAAAACGAGCAATGTGCTGCTTGATGGAAACTTTAACCCGAGACTTGGGGACTTTGGGCTCGCAAGGCTAATGGACCATGACAAAAGCCCGGTCTCGACCCTCACAGCGGGAACAATGGGTTACTTAGCCCCAGAGTATCTCCAGTATGGGAAAGCCACCGAGAAGACTGACGTGTTTAGCTACGGAATAGTAATCCTAGAGGTGGCCTGCGGGAGGAGGCCGATCGAGCGGGACCAGGGGAACCAGAAGATGGTGAACTTGGTGGACTGGGTCTGGGGTCTCCACTCAGAGGGGAACATCATCGAGGCGGCTGATAGGAGACTGAACGGGGAATTCAATGTGGAGGAGATGAGGAAGCTTTTGCTTGTCGGGCTGAGCTGTGCTAATCCTGACAGCGCAATGAGGCCCTCAATGAGAAGAGTCCTTCAGATGCTCGTCAACGAGGCGGCCCCGCCAACCGTCCCGAGGTCAAAGCCGAGCTTATCTTTCTCCAACAGCTTGCCTTTAGCTCTCGAGGATATAGTCTCGGAGAGCGACAATGAAAAAgaggaagacgaagaagaaggaaatttGAAGGCCCCGTGCAGTGTCCTGTGCCAGATCAGAGTCGACTGA
- the LOC116213865 gene encoding early nodulin-like protein 2, which produces SYSLHSLLYVQCNLCLLLLPLIRQFEAKHLCNPIHDDGNCFGGILGSVLGVNSYGCCLGSCPWFPVLVFKYRNDSVLGVNRNSYESCIVSDPIFEFEDVDTVFWFNRHGFFYFISGNPDHCQAGQRLVVLVMGQSGLDVSHGPTAAPSPVEGGDTGGSSGYSIWASPPNATTKLSAASYFLSALGRVSLLFICSCNFCFQQNLFSRLISVG; this is translated from the exons TCCTACTCTCTCCACTCCCTCCTCTACGTGCAATGTAATctctgtcttcttcttcttcccctcaTTCGCCAGTTCGAAGCAAAGCACCTCTGCAATCCTATCCATGACGATGGAAACTGCTTTGGAGGCATCCTTGGCTCTGTTCTTGGGGTTAACAGTTATGGCTGTTGTCTCGGTTCATGTCCCTGGTTTCCAGTTCTAG TGTTCAAGTACCGCAATGATTCGGTGCTGGGGGTGAACCGCAATAGCTATGAGAGCTGCATCGTGTCGGACCCGATATTCGAGTTCGAGGATGTGGATACTGTCTTCTGGTTCAATCGGCATGGTTTCTTCTACTTCATCAGCGGGAACCCAGACCACTGCCAAGCTGGCCAGAGGCTGGTGGTCCTTGTGATGGGGCAGTCCGGGTTGGACGTGAGCCATGGCCCGACTGCAGCACCTTCTCCTGTGGAGGGAGGAGATACGGGCGGCAGCAGCGGGTACTCCATCTGGGCCTCGCCTCCCAATGCAACCACCAAACTATCTGCTGCTTCCTACTTCTTGAGTGCTCTTGGAAGggtttcattattatttatctGTTCATGTAATTTTTGCTTTCAGCAGAATTTATTTTCTCGGTTAATTTCTGTTGGGTAA
- the LOC116213863 gene encoding poly(A)-specific ribonuclease PARN, translated as MNSPSSVRVLSRAVARALSTAAPTPSTFPLKTVTRSNFEPVLESLRDHVRSADFVAVDLEMTGVTSAPWRESFEFDRHDVRYLKVKDSAEKFAVVQFGVCPFRWDSEKLSFTAHPHNFYVFPRQELSVRGSSSEFLCQTSSIDFLARYQFDFNLCIREGICYLSRDQENELFRRFNESSNLPRDLVDFGDRPLVNMADVFFTERMKIKFKDWRDSLVLGGSSISESQESSSGSNQQFQTIFYNMRPALSLIGFTAHQLRLIQLVTSKHFDDLAYVSVNSGGSHVQQLVIYIDSNADKDLLLKEVKEENHRGAESKIKAAVGFRHVIDLLSSEKKLIVGHNCFLDMAHIQSKFLGPLPKAAEEFAASAKKHFPHIIDTKVLLNSNEMLQRQMKKSSTSLSSAFALFCPQIALGYKTPDLSLASRVKVEVQVDDIRASSWDMGVKHEAGFDAFMTGCIFAQACTHLGIDFKLRSPLEDLAHNKLLQGHLNHLYLSWTSGDIINLTTGNITGKSLGANDSKKRSRKIVFENIVLLWGFPSKLRAGEIRECIVKVFGYSSVTSVYQLDRTAVFVQFSKAGLVSDFLVLKETLERNNNTVSVLNPLWKLLEGGKTRAANYEAYKEICSSPLSKISFADQAEAVGINWKVKSAELEVAEERPSREDEPSHGSFSVNEIIDSFYTPVVEKQVGSGNL; from the exons ATGAACAGCCCGAGCTCCGTCCGGGTGCTGTCACGTGCCGTAGCGCGTGCCCTCTCGACGGCGGCGCCGACGCCATCGACCTTCCCTCTGAAAACCGTGACCAGGTCCAACTTCGAGCCCGTGCTCGAGTCGCTGAGGGACCATGTCCGGTCGGCGGATTTCGTCGCGGTGGACCTCGAGATGACGGGCGTCACGAGCGCGCCTTGGCGGGAGTCCTTCGAGTTCGACAGGCACGACGTCAGGTACCTCAAGGTCAAGGACTCGGCGGAGAAGTTCGCCGTCGTCCAGTTCGGCGTCTGTCCATTTCGCTGGGACTCCGAGAAGCTTTCCTTCACTGCTCACCC GCATAACTTCTATGTCTTTCCGAGGCAAGAGCTCTCCGTTCGTGGGTCATCTAGTGAATTCCTCTGTCAGACTTCTTCGATTGACTTCTTGGCGAGATATCAGTTCGATTTTAACCTGTGTATACGTGAAG GAATATGTTATTTATCCAGAGATCAAGAGAATGAATTATTCCGGCGGTTCAATGAGTCATCAAATTTGCCTCGAGACTTAGTGGACTTTGGAGACAGACCTTTGGTTAATATGGCGGACGTTTTCTTCACTGAGAGAATGAAAATTAAGTTCAAGGATTGGCGTGATTCATTAGTATTGGGTGGAAGTTCCATATCTGAGTCTCAAGAAAGCTCAAGTGGTTCGAACCAGCAATTTCAGACCATATTCTATAATATGCGTCCTGCTCTCAGCCTTATTGGATTTACTGCTCATCAGCTCCGGTTGATTCAGCTg GTTACGAGTAAGCATTTTGACGATCTCGCCTATGTGAGTGTGAATTCTGGAGGTTCTCATGTTCAACAGCTTGTTATTTATATAGACTCCAATGCTGACAAGGACCTCCTTCTG AAAGAGGTGAAGGAAGAGAACCACAGAGGAGCAGAGTCAAAGATCAAAGCAGCAGTTGGGTTTCGTCATGTTATCGACTTATTATCCTCAGAAAAGAAGCTGATAGTTGGTCATAATTGCTTCCTAG ATATGGCACACATACAAAGCAAATTCTTGGGCCCTCTTCCCAAGGCTGCAGAAGAATTTGCCGCCTCAGCCAAGAAGCACTTCCCCCATATCATCGACACCAAAGTTCTCTTGAATTCCAATGAAATGCTTCAGCGTCAAATGAAGAAATCAAGCACATCGCTGTCCTCAGCCTTTGCCTTGTTTTGCCCTCAAATAGCACTTGGCTACAAAACCCCAGACTTGAGCCTCGCGTCACGTGTGAAAGTGGAGGTTCAAGTGGATGATATAAG GGCATCCAGCTGGGACATGGGAGTCAAGCACGAAGCTGGGTTCGATGCTTTCATGACAGGTTGCATCTTTGCTCAGGCATGTACTCATCTTGGCATTGATTTTAAACTACGCTCTCCATTAGAAGATTTGGCCCATAACAAATTGCTCCAAGGACACCTCAACCATTTATATCTTAGTTGGACTAGTGGAGACATTATCAATTTGACCACCGGTAACATTACTGGCAAGTCTCTCGGGGCGAATGACTCAAAGAAGCGATCCCGAAAAATTGTATTCGAAAATATAGTTCTCCTTTGGGGCTTTCCCTCCAAACTTAGGGCGGGAGAGATAAGAGAGTGTATTGTGAAAGTCTTCGGCTACAGCTCGGTGACTTCAGTCTACCAGTTAGATAGGACTGCTGTGTTCGTTCAGTTCTCAAAGGCAGGACTGGTCTCGGATTTTCTAGTCCTGAAGGAAACCTTGGAGAGGAATAACAACACGGTCTCGGTACTGAACCCTCTGTGGAAGCTGCTGGAAGGTGGGAAGACTCGTGCGGCTAATTATGAGGCTTACAAAGAAATCTGCAGCTCGCCTCTATCAAAGATCTCATTTGCAGATCAGGCTGAGGCAGTCGGGATCAATTGGAAGGTAAAATCAGCAGAATTGGAAGTAGCAGAAGAGAGGCCGAGCCGAGAAGATGAGCCTTCCCATGGAAGTTTCTCGGTGAATGAGATTATCGATTCGTTTTACACTCCTGTAGTTGAAAAACAGGTTGGAAGTGGTAACTTGTAA